The genomic interval AAAAGAAGTTAAAAATAATCCAACTTTCAGTATCTATAGAGTTTTTCATACTTGATGTAATTACCTTTTTTGGTTGGCCATTTCTGCCACCTATAGTTGTGACAATTATATGACCAGTTTCTGTCCCGTTCCCATCAACCACTGTTGCTTCAACTTCCTGCAAAAGTTCAAGGCCATATTGTCAACTAAATGTTGATGCAAAGTTCAATAAAAACTCATGTAATTACGGAAACGAATCACTAAATATATATCTGAAGTTATTGCGTTACTTACTTTATCATCGCTTATTTTCATCTCATTCATTTCATCTGGCAATCTGTCAACACCAATGTTTATACCACTGGCATCTACGAGCCCGGAAGAAGGCGCCACACTTACTGAAGCCATCTTTCAGATGGAAATCAACAATCCAATTCAATGAGTTATGCGAGCATGTCTACTGCAGTGAACCTTTTCAAACTGTAGTACCCCAAAGTTACTGCAGACAACATTAACAAAACAATCAATGATTCACCACCCGAAAATGGTCAATACACCAAGatacaataaaacaaaaatatccaAAAAGAACCCCCGTCATCACCTAATTTTACCACTATGCAATTTTTATAAGCAAACCAATGGAAGACATCCATAAGGATAAAATcccatcaaaatttaaatacaaaagatTCGGCAAAGAAGCGGCAATCTCAAACCAAATAGTTATAGGGTGTGAATGACGACCGTGAGTCGCAACTTCTAGTTGTACTAAATCACTATACTAGCTGTTCCATTTACAGTTTGCATGCTCAGAACTTACATGTTGGCTAGATAAAGAAATGAAAGACATAATTGGAACAACAGAGATTCCCCCTGAATTTGATGGTCACTATATGCTTTTGAACTTGTATGTTGCCCTAACGTGCTGGATTCAAGCTAGAGATTGACGATTCAAAAAACTATTACTAAATAAATTTCTTTATTAGGTCTCCCGAAAAGCACCGCAGGAAGCCAGAGATGATacagaaaaaaaggaaaaaaaaaaaaaaaaaaaaaaaaaaacagaaatctGACATCCAGAaattataattgaaaaaaaaaaaagaaaaattatctgATCCTGCGAAAGAGAACTTTATCACAAGAAAGAATGGGTTAAAGAGAATCACTTATTCCGATCTGCAGGGTTGCAGCAAATATAAGAGAAGCATTtcaatcttttattttcttctttttttttttcttaggagTAATTTCGGAAATTACCAAAATTGCTAATTATAGAATAGTTAGATCAACACTTTACTGTGTCTTAGTTCGTAAAGTATAGCACTTTGCCGTGCTAATTAATAAAAGTTACGTTATTACAACAAAATGAAACTAAAATCACAATATAGTCAAGTGCAATTTTCCAGATAATATGAAATGGTAAAGTGTGAACAGAATAAAGCACGCAGAGGCTGACCTAAGTTTGTCTTTAATTTTCTTCACGTTTATTTTTTGTATACCAATTTATCAATTAAGTACTTAGTATTTTCGTGCTTTTATAGACTAttgatatgtttttttttttgagaaatagactATTGATATGTTGGCATATGTAATACAAAAGGCTTTAGCATGTTCATATTTGCGGTTAAAGATAGAAAAATGTATGGTCTCAAATTTCTTATGATCGTGTCTACGAAATATTTTCTACGGAAAATACAATCCTTGTGGCTATCCAAGATCAAAATACGGTCGCTAGATGGTCTAATAACTCTCATGCACCCTGTCTCAAGTTGACAGcaggtaagaaaaaaaaaaaaattgtatacaGAGTTGTAGACAATCTATGCCATAGATTTGAGGGGGAAATCTGTATTTCCATTTTCAACTGTAGTATTTTTTGATTCAGGAAACCACAAGTCCTCTGCGGAGCCGTCGATACAAAAGCAACGAGGGTTATATACACAGTAGTAATTTTACACATGAGAATCAAGCAATGTTTTGTATTCTACCCTACTAGCTAAGGGGCCACACGATGCGgcggaaaaataataattttgttattttttataacatctaattttttatattttcataattgaaaatataactGTTTCACATTACGATCATCATTTCTTCGTATCTGGAATGGAATGGATCTTCTACGTATTAtattgtaatataatatatagaattttctaaaaaataattattttatta from Ananas comosus cultivar F153 unplaced genomic scaffold, ASM154086v1, whole genome shotgun sequence carries:
- the LOC109704128 gene encoding glycogen synthase kinase-3 homolog MsK-3-like, producing the protein MASVSVAPSSGLVDASGINIGVDRLPDEMNEMKISDDKEVEATVVDGNGTETGHIIVTTIGGRNGQPKKTISYMAERVVGHGSFGVVFQVSLRAIRAK